A window of Oscillatoria sp. FACHB-1406 contains these coding sequences:
- a CDS encoding phasin family protein, with protein MDNNNWIQQLLVLGVGTTSLVAEKLREAGDQWVREGKMNPDQAKVMVDDVMSKLDSDRGNIEEGMQRQLRNMLQDLGVPRQSEVDELRGRIDRLERQIRDLENKSWR; from the coding sequence ATGGACAACAATAATTGGATTCAACAGCTTTTAGTATTAGGCGTGGGAACGACTTCCCTCGTCGCTGAGAAGTTGCGCGAGGCGGGAGATCAATGGGTTCGAGAAGGTAAGATGAACCCGGATCAAGCTAAGGTAATGGTTGACGATGTGATGTCGAAGCTGGATAGCGATCGCGGTAACATTGAAGAAGGAATGCAGCGCCAGTTGCGCAATATGCTTCAGGATTTGGGCGTGCCGCGCCAGTCGGAAGTCGATGAGTTGCGCGGACGCATCGATCGCTTGGAAAGACAGATCCGAGATTTAGAAAACAAAAGCTGGCGTTAA
- a CDS encoding serine/threonine-protein kinase — MGATSAIATDTLIDRRYCVQRLLGEGGMGRTYLVADERCFNDLCVVKEFLPPAGDTAVLAKSRELFLREARVLHRLSHPQIPRFLACFEAEERLFLVEEYIDGKNYHVLLEERLARQQQGFSEAEILQWLADILPVLDYIHRAGVIHRDLSPDNIMLPRSEAETPETAHPKPMLIDFGAVKQAMTEVAVGVKSPKTETRTAFVGKVGYAPPEQVRMGQCYPNSDLYAIAVTALVLLTGKPPSELYDSYGMEWQWRDSARVSDALAGIFAKMLAERPQERYASAAEVLAALASVRQMHQSLAVVPRSKTPALAKITTVQNAETAPMRWTAISSLFALSREPNPSKMSTYSGLALSLTGLVAIVATSIVIGMRSPYIPFLCKPLKSCARENEFQQLYARILQQDTTARLLSSPPQNLDDLQKQRARIAETLAQLRGIPEDVSAYTEAQPLLAYYRNELRQIDARLASETAVADRLAAAEKQAQKAERAANLATTPDGVAEARGEWEKAIAQLDDIANESLLSDRVKTLRSEYRAKLSRLEEQNRSAVRQP, encoded by the coding sequence ATGGGGGCTACATCAGCCATTGCTACCGATACGTTAATCGATCGCCGTTACTGCGTCCAGCGTCTTTTAGGCGAAGGGGGAATGGGACGCACCTATCTCGTCGCCGACGAACGCTGTTTTAACGATCTTTGCGTCGTTAAGGAGTTTTTGCCGCCCGCAGGAGATACAGCAGTATTGGCAAAATCGCGCGAATTGTTTCTACGCGAGGCGCGAGTGCTACACCGGCTCTCTCACCCCCAAATTCCCCGCTTTCTGGCTTGTTTTGAAGCAGAGGAGCGATTGTTTCTTGTCGAAGAATATATCGACGGCAAAAATTATCACGTTTTGCTCGAAGAACGTCTCGCCCGCCAACAACAAGGATTTTCCGAGGCAGAAATTCTGCAATGGTTAGCAGATATCTTGCCCGTGCTGGACTATATCCATCGCGCAGGAGTCATTCATCGCGATCTTTCGCCGGATAATATCATGCTGCCGCGATCGGAGGCAGAAACGCCCGAAACCGCCCACCCAAAACCGATGCTCATTGATTTTGGAGCCGTCAAACAGGCAATGACGGAGGTTGCTGTTGGGGTAAAATCCCCGAAAACAGAAACTCGCACCGCATTTGTGGGGAAAGTCGGGTACGCGCCGCCAGAACAGGTACGGATGGGACAATGCTACCCGAATAGCGATCTCTACGCGATCGCGGTGACGGCGTTGGTGTTGCTGACGGGGAAACCGCCGAGCGAGTTGTACGATAGTTACGGAATGGAGTGGCAATGGCGAGATAGCGCGCGCGTTAGCGATGCTTTAGCGGGAATCTTCGCTAAAATGCTCGCAGAACGCCCCCAAGAACGCTATGCTTCGGCAGCGGAAGTGTTAGCAGCGCTTGCTTCGGTGCGACAGATGCACCAATCCCTCGCCGTTGTACCTCGCTCGAAAACTCCCGCCCTCGCCAAAATAACGACGGTGCAGAACGCAGAAACCGCGCCGATGAGATGGACGGCGATTTCGAGTTTATTTGCCCTCAGTCGCGAGCCAAATCCCAGCAAAATGAGTACCTATAGCGGTTTGGCGCTTTCCTTGACGGGGTTGGTGGCGATTGTGGCGACGAGTATTGTGATTGGGATGCGATCGCCTTATATTCCCTTTTTATGCAAACCTCTCAAGTCTTGCGCCCGCGAGAATGAATTCCAGCAACTTTACGCTCGCATCCTCCAACAAGATACCACCGCTCGTTTGTTGAGCAGTCCGCCGCAAAACCTGGATGATTTACAAAAACAGCGCGCTCGTATTGCTGAAACCCTCGCCCAATTGCGCGGCATTCCCGAAGATGTCAGCGCGTACACCGAGGCACAACCGCTACTGGCGTATTATCGCAACGAACTGCGCCAAATCGACGCGCGCCTTGCCAGCGAAACGGCTGTTGCAGACCGGTTAGCGGCGGCAGAAAAGCAGGCACAAAAAGCAGAACGGGCGGCGAACTTAGCCACAACCCCAGATGGTGTAGCGGAAGCGCGAGGGGAGTGGGAAAAAGCGATCGCGCAATTGGATGATATCGCGAACGAGAGCTTATTGAGCGATCGCGTCAAAACGCTTCGCAGCGAGTACCGCGCGAAATTAAGCCGCCTAGAGGAACAGAATCGTTCCGCCGTTCGCCAACCTTAA